In one Salipiger abyssi genomic region, the following are encoded:
- a CDS encoding SDR family oxidoreductase: MHENSKVALVTGSSRGIGAVVVQRLACDGFKVVVNYSNGAGSAQEVADTIAAEGGEAIVVQADVADPAAVAAMFDAAEQSFGGIDVVVNNAGIMRLAPIVDFADDAFDQSIAINLKGTFNVTREAGKRLRSGGRIINLSTSVIGMRLPTYGVYIATKAAVEGLTQVLAQEMRGRNITVNAVAPGPTATDLFLEGKSPELIDRMSKMSPLERLGQPEDIASVVSFLAGPDGGWVSGQTLRANGGMC, encoded by the coding sequence ATGCACGAAAATAGCAAAGTGGCTCTGGTTACAGGCTCTTCCCGCGGAATCGGCGCGGTCGTGGTCCAGCGGCTCGCATGTGATGGCTTCAAAGTCGTTGTGAACTATTCCAATGGCGCGGGATCTGCACAGGAAGTCGCCGACACGATCGCGGCCGAAGGCGGCGAGGCCATCGTCGTTCAGGCAGACGTCGCCGACCCCGCGGCTGTGGCGGCCATGTTCGATGCGGCCGAGCAATCCTTCGGCGGCATCGATGTCGTGGTGAACAACGCCGGCATCATGCGGCTAGCACCGATCGTCGACTTTGCAGACGACGCCTTCGATCAGTCCATCGCGATCAACCTCAAGGGAACGTTTAATGTCACCCGCGAAGCCGGCAAGCGGCTGCGTTCTGGTGGGCGCATCATCAACCTGTCCACGAGCGTCATCGGCATGCGCCTTCCGACGTATGGTGTCTACATCGCGACGAAGGCTGCGGTGGAAGGACTGACGCAGGTGCTGGCGCAGGAGATGCGCGGTCGCAACATTACTGTGAATGCTGTCGCTCCAGGGCCGACTGCCACCGATCTCTTCTTGGAAGGCAAGAGCCCTGAGCTGATCGACCGGATGTCCAAGATGAGCCCGCTCGAACGCCTAGGCCAACCAGAGGATATCGCAAGCGTGGTTTCCTTCCTGGCCGGTCCTGATGGTGGGTGGGTAAGTGGTCAGACGCTGCGCGCAAACGGCGGAATGTGCTAA
- the istB gene encoding IS21-like element helper ATPase IstB — protein sequence MGRRQRLPTFLREYEKVARQCAAEGLDHVQFLTRLVEQELIDRERRMFDRRIKAAKFPTAKSLDSFDFKAIPKLNKMQVLELARCEWIDRRENVIALGPSGTGKTHVALGLGLAACQKGMPVAFTTAAALVNEMLEARDERRLLRRQKQLAAVKLLIIDELGFVPLSKTGAELLFELISQRYERGSTMITSNLPFDEWTSTFGTERLTGALLDRLTHHVNILEMNGDSYRLNQSRARKAQPKTP from the coding sequence GTGGGGCGGCGACAGCGCTTACCGACATTCCTGCGGGAATACGAAAAGGTTGCGCGCCAATGCGCTGCCGAGGGGTTGGATCATGTCCAGTTCCTGACGCGTCTGGTCGAGCAGGAACTGATCGATCGCGAGCGGCGGATGTTCGACCGGCGGATCAAGGCTGCGAAGTTCCCGACGGCCAAGAGCCTGGACAGCTTCGACTTCAAGGCGATCCCGAAGCTGAACAAGATGCAGGTGCTCGAACTGGCACGTTGCGAGTGGATCGACCGGCGCGAGAACGTCATCGCTCTCGGCCCCAGCGGAACTGGGAAAACCCATGTCGCCCTCGGGTTGGGGCTGGCTGCATGCCAGAAAGGCATGCCAGTTGCCTTCACCACGGCGGCGGCGCTGGTCAATGAAATGCTGGAGGCCCGCGATGAACGACGGCTGCTGCGTCGGCAAAAGCAACTGGCCGCCGTCAAGCTGCTCATCATCGATGAACTGGGCTTCGTGCCGCTCTCCAAGACCGGCGCCGAACTCCTGTTCGAACTGATCTCACAGCGCTACGAGCGCGGATCCACGATGATCACGAGCAACTTGCCGTTCGACGAGTGGACATCGACATTCGGCACGGAGCGGCTGACCGGCGCCCTGCTCGACCGGCTGACCCACCACGTCAACATCCTCGAGATGAACGGCGACAGCTACCGCCTGAACCAAAGCCGGGCCCGCAAAGCTCAACCAAAAACGCCCTGA
- the tnpC gene encoding IS66 family transposase, protein MSSAPPIDLSAIPESQRAAVLALLQENGALKEANQRLEHLVAELNHVVHGKRSEKLSDDDRQLAFEDLETAVAEVETRKEQAAPSTRTPRRTRQRNLGHLPADLPRIERVIEPTSLDCPCGCGQMHRIGEDRTERLDIIPAQLRVLVDIRPKYACRICSDGVIQAPAAPWLVEGGLPTEGAVAHVLVSKFADHLPFYRQSQILARSGIQVDRSTLADWAGTAAFHLGPVVDRLTEHLKSSGKLFMDETTAPVLDPGRGRTKTGYLWALARDDRGWGGDAPPGVVFTYRPSRSGAHAEQILQGFDGILQLDGYTGYDRLTRPSRKSGAPITVAHCWAHARRKLKEVFDRDASEIAAEGLRRIAELYRIEAEIRGMGPGQRLSARQARSAPLVAEFGNWLQAQRLRISAKSRLGEKLTYIHRQWAGLQTFLHDGRVEIDSNAVENLIRPIALTRKNALFAGHDEGGRTWARIASLIATAKINGVEPFAYLKATIEAIAAGHPASRIDELLPWNFTPSS, encoded by the coding sequence ATGTCCAGCGCCCCGCCCATCGACCTGTCCGCGATCCCCGAAAGCCAGCGCGCCGCCGTTCTGGCGCTGTTGCAGGAGAACGGTGCGCTGAAGGAAGCCAACCAGCGGCTCGAGCATCTCGTGGCCGAGTTGAACCATGTCGTGCATGGCAAACGGTCAGAGAAGCTGAGCGATGACGACCGGCAGCTGGCCTTCGAAGACCTGGAAACGGCCGTCGCAGAGGTCGAGACCCGCAAGGAGCAGGCCGCGCCCTCCACCAGGACCCCGCGCCGGACACGGCAGCGCAACCTCGGCCATCTGCCTGCGGACCTGCCGCGCATCGAGCGTGTCATCGAACCCACCAGTCTCGATTGCCCATGTGGCTGCGGCCAGATGCACCGGATCGGCGAGGACCGCACCGAGCGCCTCGACATCATCCCGGCGCAGCTTCGTGTGCTGGTCGACATCCGCCCGAAGTACGCCTGCCGCATCTGCTCGGACGGGGTCATTCAGGCGCCTGCGGCGCCCTGGCTGGTCGAAGGCGGGCTGCCGACCGAGGGCGCCGTCGCGCACGTGCTGGTGTCCAAGTTCGCGGACCACCTGCCATTCTACCGACAAAGCCAGATCCTGGCGCGCTCCGGCATCCAGGTCGACCGCAGCACCCTGGCGGACTGGGCTGGCACTGCGGCCTTCCACCTCGGCCCCGTGGTCGATCGGCTAACCGAGCATCTCAAATCATCCGGCAAACTCTTTATGGACGAGACCACGGCCCCGGTCCTGGATCCGGGGCGAGGACGAACAAAGACCGGCTACCTCTGGGCGCTTGCCCGGGATGATCGTGGATGGGGCGGCGATGCCCCGCCAGGTGTGGTCTTCACCTACCGGCCCAGCCGCTCAGGCGCGCATGCTGAGCAGATCCTGCAGGGCTTCGACGGCATCCTGCAGCTCGACGGTTACACCGGTTACGACCGGCTGACGCGGCCGTCCCGCAAGAGCGGCGCGCCGATCACGGTGGCACACTGCTGGGCGCATGCGCGGCGCAAACTGAAGGAGGTCTTCGACCGCGATGCCTCGGAAATCGCCGCTGAGGGCCTGCGCCGGATCGCTGAGCTCTACCGCATCGAGGCCGAGATCCGGGGCATGGGCCCGGGCCAACGTCTGTCGGCCCGTCAGGCCCGCAGCGCACCCCTCGTGGCCGAGTTCGGTAATTGGCTGCAGGCACAGCGTCTGCGTATCTCGGCCAAGTCGCGCCTGGGCGAGAAGCTGACCTACATCCATCGCCAGTGGGCCGGCCTGCAGACCTTCCTGCATGACGGGCGCGTCGAGATCGACTCCAACGCCGTCGAAAACCTGATCCGCCCCATTGCCCTGACGAGAAAGAACGCACTCTTCGCCGGCCACGACGAAGGCGGTCGCACCTGGGCCCGTATCGCCTCCCTGATCGCCACCGCGAAGATCAACGGGGTGGAGCCCTTCGCCTATCTTAAGGCGACCATCGAAGCGATCGCCGCCGGTCACCCGGCCAGCAGGATCGACGAGCTGCTTCCCTGGAACTTCACCCCGTCAAGCTGA
- a CDS encoding MipA/OmpV family protein, whose protein sequence is MKRILSGSLVCSMILAPAFSYAQAVSADDAPRGMIAVGIGAAPAYEGAEDHEPVPFVLGNVSLGNVELEFRGLQARIDLSQDSNLSFGPAIGVRLGREDADGPVGRLPEIDTAIEVGAFVGYRFGGDQYGQGAVEMELSLLQDVSDAHDGMLARASVGYVAIRQPDFSLAFDMHTTWVDEDYARTYFGVDRAGAASSGLSEYQPGSGFRDVGIGLTAGYWFTDQLGVIGRVGASYLVGDIADSPITEDGSRWQFTSGVSVAYRF, encoded by the coding sequence ATGAAAAGAATTCTTTCAGGTTCACTCGTCTGTAGCATGATTCTTGCCCCGGCTTTCAGTTATGCTCAGGCCGTCTCAGCGGATGACGCGCCGCGCGGAATGATCGCAGTCGGCATCGGCGCAGCGCCCGCATATGAGGGTGCAGAAGATCACGAGCCCGTGCCGTTTGTTCTGGGCAACGTCAGCTTGGGCAACGTCGAGCTCGAGTTCCGCGGTCTTCAGGCACGGATTGATCTCTCCCAGGACAGCAATCTGTCATTTGGCCCCGCGATTGGCGTCCGCCTAGGTCGCGAAGACGCGGACGGACCGGTTGGTCGACTGCCCGAAATCGACACCGCAATCGAAGTAGGTGCATTCGTTGGATATCGCTTTGGTGGTGACCAGTACGGGCAGGGGGCTGTGGAGATGGAGCTGTCTCTCCTGCAAGATGTCTCGGACGCGCACGACGGTATGCTCGCAAGGGCGAGCGTAGGATATGTCGCGATCCGCCAGCCTGACTTTTCCCTTGCCTTCGACATGCATACCACTTGGGTCGATGAAGACTATGCTCGCACATATTTTGGCGTCGACCGCGCAGGTGCGGCCTCCAGTGGCCTCTCGGAGTATCAGCCGGGCTCGGGTTTCCGGGATGTCGGTATCGGATTGACCGCTGGTTACTGGTTCACCGATCAGCTCGGGGTCATCGGGCGTGTCGGAGCGAGCTATCTTGTGGGTGATATCGCAGACAGTCCGATCACCGAGGATGGGAGCCGTTGGCAATTCACCAGCGGCGTGTCGGTCGCCTATCGGTTCTGA
- the tnpA gene encoding IS66-like element accessory protein TnpA has protein sequence MFAKSSFLTALGVEVFASGQRRWPDHVKAQAVSETLEPGATVSGVAARYEIMPSQLTAWRRLAKEGKLVLPAVEIDEPVFAPLVVRDETTAASEPERPRAEAPVRIVRGSIIIELGQDVPAARIAEIVHALEAHPC, from the coding sequence ATGTTCGCAAAGAGTTCGTTCCTCACGGCGCTGGGTGTTGAAGTCTTCGCCTCCGGCCAGAGGCGTTGGCCGGATCATGTGAAGGCGCAGGCCGTGTCCGAGACCCTGGAGCCCGGGGCGACGGTGTCGGGTGTCGCGGCGCGCTATGAGATCATGCCGAGCCAGCTGACGGCGTGGCGACGGCTGGCCAAGGAGGGTAAGCTCGTGTTGCCCGCAGTCGAGATCGACGAACCGGTTTTCGCTCCTCTGGTCGTCCGGGATGAGACCACGGCTGCTTCTGAGCCGGAGCGGCCCCGTGCCGAGGCACCAGTCAGGATTGTCCGGGGCTCGATCATCATTGAACTCGGCCAGGATGTGCCAGCCGCCCGCATTGCGGAGATCGTCCACGCGCTGGAGGCGCATCCATGCTGA
- a CDS encoding acetylornithine deacetylase/succinyl-diaminopimelate desuccinylase family protein: MSDTLSQRIEARRDELIALTQDLIRIPTLNPPGENYRAVCDYLRQRLEARGFACQMIRAEGAPGDSDRYPRWNLVARHEGAQSGDCVHFNSHHDVVEVGHGWTRDPFGGELDGDRIYGRGACDMKGGLAASIIAAEAFIDAHPGYAGAIEISATADEESGGYGGVAYLAEQGLFAPERVQHVIIPEPLNKDRICLGHRGGWWAEIETKGEIAHGSMPFLGDCAVRHMGAVLAAFEERLFPAMAARHTDMPVVPEGARQSTMNINSIHGGQPENPPDFNGLPAHCVPDSCRIVIDRRFLIEETVEGVRDEVIGLLDDLKARRANFDYEIRELNRVIPSMTDREAPVVRTVTEAIREELGAEATYVASPGSYDQKHIDRIGKLKNCIAYGPGVLELAHKPDEWVGVTDMLGSARVMGRSLEHLLVG; the protein is encoded by the coding sequence ATGAGCGACACCCTCTCCCAAAGGATCGAGGCGCGGCGCGACGAGCTGATCGCGCTGACCCAGGATCTGATCCGCATCCCAACGCTGAACCCGCCCGGCGAGAATTACCGCGCGGTCTGCGACTATCTCCGGCAGCGGCTGGAGGCGCGCGGCTTTGCCTGTCAGATGATCCGCGCCGAGGGCGCCCCCGGCGACAGCGATCGCTATCCGCGATGGAACCTCGTTGCCCGGCATGAAGGGGCGCAGAGCGGCGACTGCGTGCATTTCAACTCGCATCACGACGTGGTCGAGGTCGGCCATGGCTGGACCCGCGATCCCTTTGGCGGCGAGCTCGACGGCGACCGGATCTATGGGCGCGGCGCCTGCGACATGAAGGGCGGTCTCGCCGCCTCCATCATCGCCGCCGAGGCCTTTATCGACGCGCATCCCGGCTACGCCGGCGCCATCGAGATCAGCGCCACGGCCGACGAGGAATCCGGCGGCTATGGCGGTGTCGCCTATCTGGCGGAGCAGGGGTTATTCGCGCCCGAGCGGGTGCAGCATGTGATCATCCCCGAACCGCTCAACAAGGATCGCATCTGCCTCGGCCATCGCGGCGGCTGGTGGGCGGAGATCGAGACCAAGGGCGAGATCGCCCATGGCTCCATGCCCTTCCTCGGCGATTGCGCGGTGCGCCACATGGGCGCGGTGCTGGCGGCCTTCGAAGAACGGCTGTTCCCCGCCATGGCGGCGCGGCACACCGATATGCCGGTGGTGCCCGAAGGCGCGCGCCAATCGACCATGAACATCAACTCGATCCATGGCGGCCAGCCCGAGAACCCGCCGGATTTCAACGGCCTGCCCGCCCATTGCGTCCCCGACAGCTGCCGTATCGTGATCGACCGGCGTTTTCTGATCGAAGAGACCGTCGAGGGCGTGCGCGACGAGGTGATCGGGCTGCTCGACGATCTCAAGGCCCGGCGCGCCAATTTCGACTACGAGATCCGCGAGCTGAACCGGGTGATCCCGTCGATGACCGACCGCGAGGCCCCGGTGGTGCGCACGGTGACCGAGGCGATCCGCGAGGAGCTGGGGGCGGAGGCGACCTATGTCGCCTCGCCGGGCAGCTACGACCAGAAACATATCGACCGCATCGGCAAGCTGAAGAACTGCATCGCCTACGGGCCGGGCGTGCTGGAGCTGGCGCACAAGCCCGACGAATGGGTCGGCGTGACCGATATGCTCGGCAGCGCGCGGGTGATGGGCCGCAGTCTGGAACATCTGCTGGTCGGCTGA
- a CDS encoding LysR family transcriptional regulator, translating into MSFDSRLLSGIGVVVAVVEAGSFARAGEAMGLTQPAVSRAVARLEERVGIRIFNRTARAISLTDEGRRFYETVAPLLAGIEDAAVSAGNSKAFVRGRLRVNVDGTFGHYVLAPRLGAFLDRHPELAVEIVVRDTVGDLVAEGVDVAVRFGVPEPSSLTKILLRETRVLTCAAPTYVATHGLPEHPDALAKGHQCLLIRDPATGRPFQWEFQRGEEVIPFATSSRLMVNDTGSLLGTCLSGAGVAQLLEIYARDLIAQERLVHLLPDWADETFPLYAFHHSSNLISAKVRVFLEYVRDLVS; encoded by the coding sequence ATGAGTTTCGATAGTCGCCTTCTGAGCGGAATAGGGGTGGTCGTCGCCGTTGTTGAGGCCGGTAGCTTCGCACGAGCCGGCGAGGCAATGGGACTGACCCAACCCGCAGTGAGCCGGGCGGTTGCCCGGCTAGAAGAGCGTGTGGGAATTCGGATCTTCAATCGCACCGCCAGGGCGATCTCGCTCACCGACGAGGGGCGCCGATTTTACGAAACCGTGGCGCCGTTGCTTGCTGGCATCGAGGACGCAGCGGTGAGCGCCGGAAACAGCAAGGCGTTTGTGCGTGGACGATTGCGGGTCAATGTCGACGGGACCTTCGGACATTATGTGCTCGCACCCCGGCTCGGTGCATTTCTCGACCGCCATCCGGAGCTTGCGGTCGAAATAGTCGTCCGAGACACTGTCGGTGATCTGGTCGCCGAGGGCGTCGATGTCGCCGTCCGGTTCGGCGTGCCCGAACCTTCCTCGCTCACGAAAATCTTATTGCGGGAGACGCGTGTTCTGACCTGTGCGGCACCGACCTATGTGGCGACCCACGGCCTCCCGGAGCATCCCGACGCGCTAGCCAAGGGCCATCAGTGCTTACTCATCCGCGACCCTGCGACTGGCCGTCCCTTCCAATGGGAGTTCCAGCGCGGCGAGGAGGTGATACCTTTCGCCACGTCCAGCCGGCTGATGGTCAACGACACCGGTTCCCTGCTCGGAACTTGCCTGAGCGGTGCCGGCGTTGCCCAGCTTCTCGAAATCTATGCGAGGGATCTTATCGCGCAGGAAAGACTGGTTCACCTCCTGCCGGACTGGGCCGACGAAACCTTTCCCCTCTATGCCTTTCATCACAGCTCGAACCTGATCTCGGCCAAGGTGCGCGTTTTTCTCGAATACGTTCGCGACCTGGTGTCCTAA
- a CDS encoding response regulator transcription factor, producing MTRIFLLEDDIDICRLISRSLESYHVTIECSQLQAEFLRAVDRNPPDLCLIDLSLPDGDGLSLLRDGVLPEGLPRIIVSGRGSISDRILGLEIGADDYIVKPFEPRELIARIRAVLRRSESIGQGPSCQKDAKGFFGDWIVDFDACLLHHKGGEIVELSSAERDLLQVFVNAPGRVLTRNQLLDATTGRSEDPFDRSMDARISRLRRKLRDDPRSPKIIRTVYGAGYVFSPSASEG from the coding sequence ATGACACGCATTTTTCTCCTTGAAGACGATATCGATATCTGCCGCCTGATCTCACGGTCACTCGAAAGCTACCATGTCACCATAGAATGCTCTCAGCTTCAGGCAGAATTTCTGCGCGCCGTTGATCGCAACCCGCCGGATTTATGTCTGATCGACTTGAGCCTTCCCGACGGAGACGGCCTAAGCCTATTGCGTGACGGAGTCCTTCCTGAGGGGCTTCCCCGCATCATCGTCAGTGGACGTGGAAGTATCTCGGACCGCATTCTGGGTCTGGAAATCGGCGCCGACGACTACATCGTCAAACCCTTTGAGCCGCGCGAACTGATCGCCCGCATCCGGGCCGTCCTGCGTCGCAGCGAAAGCATAGGCCAGGGACCCTCCTGTCAAAAGGATGCAAAAGGCTTTTTCGGAGACTGGATCGTCGATTTTGATGCCTGCCTCTTGCATCATAAAGGCGGAGAGATCGTCGAACTCAGCTCTGCTGAGAGAGACCTGTTACAGGTGTTCGTCAATGCTCCCGGACGTGTCCTGACCCGTAACCAGCTTCTCGATGCCACAACCGGACGGTCCGAAGACCCCTTTGACCGAAGCATGGACGCACGCATCAGCCGGTTGCGCCGCAAATTGCGCGACGACCCACGATCACCAAAGATCATTCGCACAGTCTATGGCGCTGGATACGTGTTTTCTCCATCTGCAAGCGAGGGCTAA
- the tnpB gene encoding IS66 family insertion sequence element accessory protein TnpB (TnpB, as the term is used for proteins encoded by IS66 family insertion elements, is considered an accessory protein, since TnpC, encoded by a neighboring gene, is a DDE family transposase.) — MLMPSQGMRILVATKPVDFRKGHDGLAALVQSTLAEDPFTGTVFVFRSKRADRLKILFWDGSGLVMAYKRLEESSFTWPAIRDGAMTLNRAQFEALFAGLDWRRVRSLEVRRPAVAE; from the coding sequence ATGCTGATGCCCTCGCAGGGTATGCGGATCTTGGTGGCGACGAAGCCGGTCGACTTCCGCAAAGGCCATGACGGCCTTGCGGCGCTGGTCCAGTCTACTCTGGCGGAAGATCCGTTCACTGGAACGGTCTTCGTCTTTCGCTCGAAGCGGGCCGACCGGCTGAAGATCCTGTTCTGGGACGGCAGCGGACTCGTGATGGCCTACAAGCGGCTGGAAGAAAGCAGCTTCACCTGGCCCGCGATCCGCGACGGGGCCATGACGCTGAACAGGGCACAGTTCGAGGCCCTGTTTGCCGGTCTGGACTGGCGTCGCGTGCGCTCGCTGGAGGTGCGCCGACCGGCTGTGGCAGAGTGA
- a CDS encoding SDR family oxidoreductase, with the protein MQSQQEKCKYTDSSTHSRRAFLGLTAGGVTIGLIPGCASTGSVRQDAQEIPDWTYENIPSQRGRRVIVTGANGYPQEDRSGLGYHQALGLARAGADVTIASRNRVRGEEAVRQMRTEFPDATVRFETLDLANLESVSSFAARMRASGNRIDLLINNAGVMGRLNREESVDGYERVFATNALGPFALTAQLLPLLRNGRDARVVWTSSLRGHAAELKFDDLQQERVYDYQRAYDDTKLANLLLAFECERRSRASGWGVTSVVAHPGVARTNLVLDGPGPDSMEGWRFRNIRFMWQDPAQGALPALYAGTSLQAEGGAYYGPKGFQHLRGLPGVATPPVASQDEAVAANLWATLERLGRVSFM; encoded by the coding sequence ATGCAATCACAACAGGAAAAATGCAAATATACGGACAGCTCGACCCATTCCCGTCGTGCATTCCTTGGATTGACAGCAGGAGGCGTAACGATCGGATTGATCCCGGGCTGCGCAAGTACCGGCTCAGTCCGCCAAGACGCCCAAGAGATTCCTGACTGGACCTATGAGAATATCCCATCGCAGCGCGGCCGTCGTGTCATCGTAACGGGTGCCAACGGCTATCCTCAAGAAGACCGGAGCGGGTTGGGTTATCATCAGGCTCTCGGCTTGGCGCGCGCGGGAGCTGATGTCACGATCGCTTCGCGAAATCGAGTAAGGGGAGAAGAAGCTGTAAGACAGATGCGAACTGAGTTCCCAGACGCTACGGTGCGCTTCGAGACCTTGGATCTCGCAAATCTAGAATCTGTCAGTTCTTTTGCGGCGCGTATGCGCGCTTCGGGCAATCGTATCGATCTTCTGATCAACAATGCGGGGGTGATGGGGCGGTTGAACCGCGAGGAAAGTGTCGATGGCTACGAGAGGGTCTTTGCGACTAACGCACTCGGGCCTTTTGCGCTAACGGCTCAGTTGCTGCCGCTTTTGCGGAATGGCCGCGACGCTCGGGTTGTATGGACATCCAGTTTGCGCGGGCATGCGGCCGAGCTCAAATTCGACGATTTGCAGCAAGAACGGGTTTACGACTATCAACGCGCGTATGACGATACAAAACTCGCCAATCTCCTCTTGGCCTTCGAGTGCGAGCGCCGCAGTAGAGCCTCCGGCTGGGGAGTGACCAGTGTCGTCGCACATCCGGGTGTTGCTCGGACAAACCTAGTCTTGGATGGACCGGGGCCGGATAGCATGGAAGGATGGCGGTTCAGGAATATCCGCTTCATGTGGCAAGACCCGGCACAAGGGGCACTTCCTGCTCTGTATGCTGGCACATCGCTGCAAGCCGAAGGCGGCGCCTACTACGGGCCAAAGGGATTTCAACACTTGAGGGGCCTACCCGGTGTCGCAACCCCGCCAGTTGCTTCACAGGATGAAGCCGTAGCGGCGAACCTGTGGGCAACATTGGAACGGCTGGGACGCGTTTCCTTCATGTAG